A DNA window from Paramormyrops kingsleyae isolate MSU_618 chromosome 10, PKINGS_0.4, whole genome shotgun sequence contains the following coding sequences:
- the LOC140593307 gene encoding probable N-acetyltransferase 16, translating into MKGDKIGESGGLTFWLASPGDYDDVMAISDGIYEGNDYLPHRYHSWMTEPHRVVILAKRDGKLVALESRLIVDGGSTVVLEGLRVCPSERGQGLAGVIIRFTNQYIRQLYPNVKMKRLAWGKDPGPKKLAKYSLLAKRAILSLQIEAEAFDAYLSTLRAKLEHETGTGSLEQESRLVVLEEEQLRHILLDPGVSSQIELPGDVIIQDWQPLKLVESNLEVLRRRNLTWLADSLEQPTFLSLHTPPYPIPYRTGSLCLNIDLFGTKPDLAYRALLAHMEMVRGEIQGLVLMHIYMHQSLWGKLQAFCEYSVGVKLYHGYWEQLLLEHKL; encoded by the exons ATGAAGGGAGACAAAATAGGTGAAAGCGGCGGGCTGACCTTCTGGCTGGCATCCCCGGGAGATTACGATGACGTGATGGCCATTTCAGACGGCATATACGAAGGCAACGATTACCTGCCTCACCGCTATCACAGCTGGATGACGGAGCCACACAGGGTGGTGATTCTGGCCAAGAGAGATGGAAAGCTG GTGGCACTGGAGTCCAGGCTGATTGTTGATGGGGGCAGTACGGTGGTCCTGGAGGGACTGCGTGTCTGTCCCAGCGAGCGTGGCCAGGGCTTGGCTGGGGTCATTATCAGATTCACAAATCAGTACATCCGGCAGCTTTACCCCAATGTCAAGATGAAGAGGCTGGCTTGGGGAAAAGACCCAGGACCTAAGAAGCTGGCCAAGTACTCACTGTTGGCAAAGCGG GCCATCCTCTCACTTCAGATTGAGGCAGAGGCGTTTGATGCCTATCTCTCCACCTTAAGGGCTAAACTGGAACATGAAACAGGGACAGGAAGCCTGGAGCAGGAGTCCAGACTTGTGGTCTTGGAAGAGGAGCAGCTGAGGCACATTCTGCTGGATCCCGGTGTTTCCTCTCAAATCGAGCTGCCTGGTGATGTGATTATTCAGGACTGGCAGCCCTTGAAGCTGGTGGAAAGCAACCTTGAGGTGCTGCGGAGACGGAACCTCACATGGTTGGCTGATAGCTTGGAGCAGCCGACCTTCCTCAGCCTGCACACCCCCCCTTACCCAATCCCCTACAGGACAGGGTCCCTATGCTTGAATATTGACCTGTTTGGCACCAAACCAGATCTAGCCTACAGGGCCTTGCTGGCCCACATGGAGATGGTGAGGGGTGAGATTCAGGGCTTGGTTCTTATGCACATATACATGCATCAGTCATTGTGGGGGAAATTGCAGGCATTTTGTGAGTACTCTGTGGGGGTGAAGCTGTATCACGGCTACTGGGAACAGCTGTTGTTAGAGCACAAGCTCTGA
- the LOC140593309 gene encoding probable N-acetyltransferase 16, with protein sequence MKGGKIGESGGLTFWLASPGDYDDVMAISDGIYEGNDYLPHRYHSWMTEPHRVVILAKRDGKLVALESGLIVDGGSTVVLEGLRVCPSERGQGLAGVITRFTDQYIRQLYPNVKMKRWAWGKDPGPKTLAKYSLLTKRAILSLQIEAEAFDAYLSTLRAKLEHGTGTGSLEQESRLVVLEEEQLRHILLDPGVSSQIELPGDLIIQDWQPFKLMESNLEVLRRRNLTWLADSLEQPTSLSLHIPPFPVPYKGGSFHFSIELFGTKPDLAYRALLAHMEMVRGEIQGLVLMHIYMHQSLWGRLRAFCECSVGVKLYDGYWEQLLLEHKL encoded by the exons ATGAAGGGAGGCAAAATAGGTGAAAGCGGCGGGCTGACCTTCTGGCTGGCATCCCCGGGAGATTACGATGACGTGATGGCCATTTCAGACGGCATATACGAAGGCAACGATTACCTGCCTCACCGCTATCACAGCTGGATGACGGAGCCGCACAGGGTGGTGATTCTGGCCAAGAGAGATGGAAAGCTG GTGGCACTGGAGTCCGGGCTGATTGTTGATGGGGGCAGTACGGTGGTCCTGGAGGGGCTGCGTGTCTGTCCCAGTGAGCGTGGCCAGGGCTTGGCTGGGGTCATTACCAGATTCACAGATCAGTACATCCGGCAGCTTTACCCCAATGTCAAGATGAAGAGGTGGGCTTGGGGAAAAGACCCAGGACCTAAGACGCTGGCCAAGTACTCACTGTTGACAAAGCGG GCCATCCTCTCACTTCAGATTGAAGCAGAGGCGTTTGATGCCTATCTCTCCACCTTAAGGGCTAAACTGGAACATGGAACAGGGACAGGAAGCCTGGAGCAGGAGTCCAGACTTGTGGTCTTGGAAGAGGAGCAGCTGAGGCACATTCTGCTGGATCCCGGTGTTTCCTCTCAAATCGAGCTGCCTGGTGATCTGATTATTCAGGACTGGCAGCCCTTCAAGCTGATGGAAAGCAACCTTGAGGTGCTGCGGAGACGGAACCTCACATGGTTGGCTGATAGCTTGGAGCAGCCAACCTCCCTCAGCCTGCACATCCCCCCATTCCCAGTCCCCTATAAGGGAGGGTCCTTCCACTTCAGTATTGAGCTGTTTGGTACCAAACCAGATCTTGCCTACAGGGCCTTGCTGGCCCACATGGAGATGGTGAGGGGTGAGATTCAGGGCTTGGTTCTTATGCACATATACATGCATCAGTCATTGTGGGGGAGACTGCGGGCATTTTGTGAGTGCTCTGTGGGGGTGAAGCTGTATGACGGCTACTGGGAACAGCTGTTGTTAGAGCACAAGCTCTGA
- the LOC140593310 gene encoding probable N-acetyltransferase 16: MKGGKIGESGGLTFWLASMGDYDDVMAISDGIYEGNDYLPHRYHSWMTEPHRVVILAKRDGKLVALESGLIVDGGSTVVLEGLRVCPRERDQGLAGVIIRFTNQYIRQLYPNVKMKRSAWGKDPGPKILAKYSLLAKRAILSLQIEAEAFDAYLSTLRVKLEHETGTGSLEQESRLVVLEEEQLRHILLDPGVSSQIELPGDVIIQDWQPLKLVESNLEVLRRRNLTWLADSLEQPTTLSLHTPPYPIPYRAGSLCLNIDLFGTKPDLACKALLAHMEMVRGEIQGLVLMHIYMHQSLWGRLRAFCECSVGVKLYHGYWEQLLSEHKL; this comes from the exons ATGAAGGGAGGCAAAATAGGTGAAAGCGGCGGGCTGACTTTCTGGCTGGCATCCATGGGAGATTACGATGACGTGATGGCCATTTCAGACGGCATATACGAAGGCAACGATTACCTGCCTCACCGCTATCACAGCTGGATGACGGAGCCACACAGGGTGGTGATTCTGGCCAAGAGAGATGGAAAGCTG GTGGCACTGGAGTCTGGGCTGATTGTTGATGGGGGCAGTACGGTGGTCCTGGAGGGGCTGCGTGTCTGTCCCAGAGAGCGTGACCAGGGCTTGGCTGGGGTCATTATCAGATTCACAAATCAGTACATCCGCCAGCTTTACCCCAATGTCAAGATGAAGAGGTCGGCTTGGGGAAAAGACCCAGGACCTAAGATACTGGCCAAGTACTCTCTGTTGGCAAAGCGG GCCATCCTCTCACTTCAGATTGAAGCAGAGGCGTTTGATGCCTATCTCTCCACCTTAAGGGTTAAACTGGAACATGAAACAGGGACAGGAAGCCTGGAGCAGGAGTCCAGACTTGTGGTCTTGGAAGAGGAGCAGCTGAGGCACATTCTGCTGGATCCCGGTGTTTCCTCTCAAATCGAGCTGCCTGGTGATGTGATTATTCAGGACTGGCAGCCCTTGAAGCTGGTGGAAAGCAACCTTGAGGTGCTGCGGAGACGGAACCTCACATGGTTGGCTGATAGCTTGGAGCAGCCAACCACCCTCAGCCTGCACACCCCCCCTTACCCAATCCCCTACAGGGCAGGGTCCCTATGCTTGAATATTGACCTGTTTGGCACCAAACCAGATCTTGCCTGCAAGGCCTTGCTGGCCCACATGGAGATGGTGAGGGGTGAGATTCAGGGCTTGGTTCTTATGCACATATACATGCATCAGTCATTGTGGGGGAGACTGCGGGCATTTTGTGAGTGCTCTGTGGGGGTGAAGCTGTATCACGGCTACTGGGAGCAGCTGTTGTCAGAGCACAAGCTCTAG
- the LOC111835056 gene encoding probable N-acetyltransferase 16 isoform X1 encodes MKGGKIGESDGLTFWLASPGDYDDVMAISDGIYEGNDYLPHRYHSWMTEPHRVVILAKRDGKLVGLASGLIVDGGSTVFLEGMRVCSREQGRGFAGVIQRFTDQYIRQLYPNVRMKRLVRGEDPRPEKLAKFSLLAKRAILSLQIEAKAFHAFLSTLRAKLEHEKGTGSLEQESRLVVLEEEQLRHILLDPGVSSQIELPGHMIIQDWQPLKLVESNFEVLRRRNLTWLADSLEQPTFLSLHTPPYPIPYKGGSFRFSIDLFGTKADLACRALLAHMEMVRGEIQGLVLMHIYMHQSLWGRLRAFCECSVGVKLYHGYWEQLFLEHKL; translated from the exons ATGAAGGGAGGCAAAATAGGCGAAAGCGACGGGCTGACCTTCTGGCTAGCATCCCCGGGAGATTACGATGACGTGATGGCCATTTCAGACGGCATATACGAAGGCAACGATTACCTGCCTCACCGCTATCACAGCTGGATGACGGAGCCGCACAGGGTGGTGATTTTAGCCAAGAGAGATGGAAAGCTG GTGGGACTGGCGTCTGGGCTGATTGTTGACGGGGGCAGTACAGTGTTCCTGGAGGGGATGCGCGTTTGTTCCAGAGAGCAGGGCCGGGGCTTCGCTGGGGTCATTCAAAGATTCACAGATCAGTACATCCGCCAGCTTTACCCCAATGTCAGGATGAAGAGGCTGGTTCGAGGAGAGGACCCGAGGCCTGAGAAGCTGGCCAAGTTCTCACTGTTGGCAAAGCGG GCCATCCTCTCACTGCAAATTGAGGCAAAGGCTTTTCATGCCTTTCTCTCCACCTTACGGGCTAAACTGGAACATGAAAAAGGGACAGGAAGCCTGGAGCAGGAGTCCAGACTTGTGGTCTTGGAAGAGGAGCAGCTGAGGCACATTCTGCTGGATCCCGGTGTTTCCTCTCAAATCGAGCTGCCTGGTCATATGATTATTCAGGACTGGCAGCCCTTGAAGCTGGTGGAAAGCAACTTTGAGGTGCTGCGGAGACGGAACCTCACATGGTTGGCCGATAGCTTGGAGCAGCCGACCTTCCTCAGCCTGCACACCCCCCCTTACCCCATCCCTTATAAGGGAGGGTCCTTCCGCTTCAGTATTGACCTGTTTGGCACCAAAGCAGATCTTGCCTGCAGGGCCTTGCTGGCCCACATGGAGATGGTGAGGGGTGAGATTCAGGGCTTGGTTCTTATGCACATATACATGCATCAGTCATTGTGGGGGAGACTGCGGGCATTTTGTGAGTGCTCTGTGGGGGTGAAGCTGTATCACGGCTACTGGGAACAGCTGTTTTTAGAGCACAAGCTCTGA
- the LOC111835056 gene encoding probable N-acetyltransferase 16 isoform X2, with protein sequence MLSVEFVGHQVGLASGLIVDGGSTVFLEGMRVCSREQGRGFAGVIQRFTDQYIRQLYPNVRMKRLVRGEDPRPEKLAKFSLLAKRAILSLQIEAKAFHAFLSTLRAKLEHEKGTGSLEQESRLVVLEEEQLRHILLDPGVSSQIELPGHMIIQDWQPLKLVESNFEVLRRRNLTWLADSLEQPTFLSLHTPPYPIPYKGGSFRFSIDLFGTKADLACRALLAHMEMVRGEIQGLVLMHIYMHQSLWGRLRAFCECSVGVKLYHGYWEQLFLEHKL encoded by the exons ATGTTATCGGTGGAGTTTGTAGGACACCAG GTGGGACTGGCGTCTGGGCTGATTGTTGACGGGGGCAGTACAGTGTTCCTGGAGGGGATGCGCGTTTGTTCCAGAGAGCAGGGCCGGGGCTTCGCTGGGGTCATTCAAAGATTCACAGATCAGTACATCCGCCAGCTTTACCCCAATGTCAGGATGAAGAGGCTGGTTCGAGGAGAGGACCCGAGGCCTGAGAAGCTGGCCAAGTTCTCACTGTTGGCAAAGCGG GCCATCCTCTCACTGCAAATTGAGGCAAAGGCTTTTCATGCCTTTCTCTCCACCTTACGGGCTAAACTGGAACATGAAAAAGGGACAGGAAGCCTGGAGCAGGAGTCCAGACTTGTGGTCTTGGAAGAGGAGCAGCTGAGGCACATTCTGCTGGATCCCGGTGTTTCCTCTCAAATCGAGCTGCCTGGTCATATGATTATTCAGGACTGGCAGCCCTTGAAGCTGGTGGAAAGCAACTTTGAGGTGCTGCGGAGACGGAACCTCACATGGTTGGCCGATAGCTTGGAGCAGCCGACCTTCCTCAGCCTGCACACCCCCCCTTACCCCATCCCTTATAAGGGAGGGTCCTTCCGCTTCAGTATTGACCTGTTTGGCACCAAAGCAGATCTTGCCTGCAGGGCCTTGCTGGCCCACATGGAGATGGTGAGGGGTGAGATTCAGGGCTTGGTTCTTATGCACATATACATGCATCAGTCATTGTGGGGGAGACTGCGGGCATTTTGTGAGTGCTCTGTGGGGGTGAAGCTGTATCACGGCTACTGGGAACAGCTGTTTTTAGAGCACAAGCTCTGA